GCATGTCTCTATGGGCGGTTCCAAACTAGTATAAATAGGATACTTTGtcaattcatttgtaacgttgttcaGATTtggtaccgaggtattgccggttttccttgtAATCGAATACATtgttaaatcaatatacaagaggtttagagtgtaatacaagctgtgtacgcatccgtttccttgtttccgcctctgaaacggagttgagctcttccgaacgactcgtttaggtcggagATCGATCCTACAAGATGAGCTAATATTCAGAATCGTCAATTCTTATACCCTACATTTATAAAGAGGATGTACAGTAAAATACAATAGATCAAAGCTATAGTACAATATGAATTGCATTGATTGTTTGCTCACATGTCAActaatatattatattaatatattaatatactAGGTTATAAAATATATTATACTAATATATTAATATCCTTTGTAGGTGTGGTTTTCTCACTATTCTTTAATCTTTTTTACAATATTTTCATATCATAAttacttttaaatatattttatttccaTTTATAACTATTAAGATAAGTTGTTTAGTAAAATTCTATGTATTTCATTGTGACATGTTTAGTTTTATATATGAATAGACATAACTTTACTCAAAACCGAGTTGGGAATAGTACACGTAATCAAAGCACAAGCGTGCATATCATCGAAGTTACGTTGTGGTTTATTTTTTTAAGTGACATATTCTTCCTTTTCCTTTTTTCGTAATagaatataatgttttataaattttaaatatacGTTACGACGTGATTATTTTTATCCAAGATTCGATAAAAGTTTTAATCGAAGGGGTCAAATACACTATCTTTTGTTCTTTTCGTCAAAACTGACATGATAGCATCCGAATAATGTCTATTTTGGTACAATATTGGTTTTAATGGATTTCTCGACGTGCCAAACAACATTGGTACTGGTATCGTAACGAACTAAACCGATACCGATTGAAAGCCTGCAGCGGAGCGCAGGAAATCCTACTAGTTTAAGACAATCTCAAACAAGTTTTAAGAAAATAAATTGTTATAAAACAAAGTTTTTTAAGATAAAATGAAATTTGTAATATTAAACTATTACGAAAAACCTGTTAAAgatttcaaaatttcttttttgTAAAAGCAATATGTTTATAAAATAAGTCTTAAAGAGTCGAGCGACTTTATAAAACAAATGCTGCTTTTGTAAAAACTTGCTAGGTCTTGCATTGCTCAAAGAATGTTGTAGCCAAATTTGTTCTTGTGGCCATATACTTGAATGCGATGGGGGTCCTAGCGGAATTATTCATCAAATAATAATGTTCTCATAACCAATCAAGACATAGCGGAATTCTATTTAAATTTTGCTCGATTAGGTTGAGCACACATACTTTGATTTTGTTGGGTTGTGacataaatttgaaaatttgcATTACTACTTTTGTTGACTTTAGGGCAACAATGACGTCCCATTTTAACTTTAATGGTGTGTGATAAAACCCTACCAAAATCAtagcgtcatgttattaaaaaaaaaacaagaaaaaaggaataaaaaataaaataaaggtaTGTTCCCCACCAAAATCATCACACCTGCTAAGGGGATGGCAATGGCTTGCATAGCGCTCTTCTTTAGCAGATGAAGGGCGGTGTTGGGAGCACTACCCAGTTGAGGTGGCTAGGGGCGTTGCCCTATATGAGCAGCCTAACAAGAAATTACATGTAACCGATATAAATTCGGATTACAACACCCTCTCCTTTTTAACTAACTCTGTTCTAACTAATCGAATAATAAGAATTTTCAAATTAATCATTCCATGATCATTGTATCAGTCAAGCAGTTGCTGTCTCAAGCTGAGTGCAATATGAGTTGGATATAGTATTACTAATGGTGATGGATCTACACCAAAATTTTACAGGTAacgttcaattttttttaccatgcTTCATACAATGTAATGAAACAAAAATAGAAACACGATAATAAAACGTTTCTGACCACTAGAATAGTTTGTCCATTTACAATTGGACCAATTTTTTTTAGCCATAGGCCACTAATAAAACGTCCCCGACCACTAAAATAGACCATTTTTTTTATCATACTTTATTAAACCATTCTACATTAAAACATCTCCGATCATTAGAATAGTTTGTCTATTTAAAGTCATGATCTCGTAGGTGAAAAACCTATATATCAAAGTTCATTCTAAAATATACAGAGTTTATAGAGTAAAATGCTAAAATGGATCCTGACTTTAGGCCATTTTTGTCACTTccgtataaaaataaaactttttgtATATGAGTCCCTAAGGTTTCATTTTTGCTAACATTTTCATCCAATTGCAAATTGTGTTAAAATTTTCTATTAacttttacccatttttattgttttctcatttaattaaatatattatggcATAAAATGATAATTATACCCTTCATTTTAATTAGGAAAACGACAAAAAAGGAGAAGTTAACTAGAAAATTATGACTCGGTTTACCAATATGATGAAAATGGCAATAAAAATGAAATTGTGAAATACATGGAAAGGGGTAACTATTTCGATATTTTACATTTAAAGAAATGATAAATAACATTATGAAATGCATAAAAAAATCTTGACTTTTGAATGATGTGTTTGCTCTGCAACAAAGCAGGTGTTGTAAAAAATTCCTAGTCTATGTTAGAAAATACAGTAAgacaaaaataataaataaattaaattttAAACTAAGTTTTTGACTTTACAGTCATCTTCTTCAAGAATGGAACCTGCGTTAAAGCTTGTCGATCAGAAAAAGAAATAAGCACCCTGATGCCATCTATTTTTAGTGATCCCTCTTTCACTTTAACTATTCCATACGAGAAGGGTAGcacaatattttttttaaaagtagAGGAATACAAAAAACGTCGAAAAAAGTAAAAAATTACACTTTCGAAGAAAAGTTGAGGGGTAGCGTGGACTACCCCTCCTCCTATGGTAAGTACGCCCCTGATTACCAACTTTTACTTGTGAACATCATTTCATCACCAAATGATAAGTACTTCATTCAGGGTAAGCTGGTCCCTAATTGACTTGAGCATTGGAGTGGAATCACATAGCTTGTCTATGTGACACCTCTAATTGAGAGAGGACTCATTTTTAACCCATCAAACCTCATTTTATAGCCAGGGTCGATTTATTGGTCCAagaaatttaaaattacaaaaagaaaCCACACCAACAAAATAGAGACCCAGTAGCCTCTGTTCCAGAAATTTAACATCTTAGAATGCTTTCTTTTCATAAGACACCAAGCCATGAACTCCGCCTTCAATCTGCGCCGCCCCCGTTCGTGCCTATACAAGTCATAAATTGGTAGCCATATCAAAACATTCAAAATTGTCTATTTGGCCCAATAACAATCATTCATGATATTAAATtctagagtaaattgccaaaatcgtccttgaggtttgggcatgtttgccagtttcatccaaaacaacatttttttgtaccatatggtccttcacttttgggattttttgccattttcatccaaatgtctaaTTTGGCTTATTTTTTCTTGCAAATATTTGGATGAAATGGCAAAAAGttccaaacctcagggacgattttggcaaaaaggttagacgtttggatgaaaatgacgaCTTAGCCCAAAAGTGAAGGacaatatggtacaaaaaaagttgttttggataaAACTGACAAATgtgaccaaacctcaaggacaattttggcaatttactctaaattcTATCATGAAAAGTTGAAAACCGGTTAGGGAAAATTCACAGGCCCCACCAACACCCTTATACCGGCAGGAAACCAATCCAAGCTGGATTTGAACCTGAGACCTATGCTGTGAGTTTGGTTACAAGTAGGGCTGTTCATGACCCGAGTCGAGCCAGGGCAAGCTCGGTCTCGGCTCGGCCCGGCTCAGATTtcaaaccgagctgaaaatctcaGCTCGAGCTCAGCTTGGTTAAAAAGAAAAAATGATAAGCTGATATGTAAATTTCAAAAATAGTCTAATAATATATCATTATAAATAACACATTGACTGTTTCCTAATCGAACTCGAGAAATTTTTAATTATAATGTTTGCAGAGAATGATAAACTGAAAAAAAAATAGAGCAAAACCAAAATCAAGAAATGAAAAAAAGACAAGCCTAAAATTACGAACCAAAGAATATATTAGTACTTTTGCAATGATATATTCTCAAAATAGATGGTTACCAAATGATCTGATCATAAAACAAATGATaagatatatgtatataaaaacaaaatatatatagtaaaataaTCTGAGACAGATCTAACCAAGCTAATGAGTGAGCCAGTTCGGCTCGTtacgaaccgagccgagctaggctcactttctaaccgagtcgagctggctcggctcagtttcaaaccgagccatatcAAGCGAGCTCCGAGCCAcgagctttttgaacagccctaGTTTCAAGATAAAGTTGGAAAAGATgaacatatatatatgtacataccTCAAGCCTTAAGGTCCCGGACCTTAACAGCTCATGAGCTGCTTGCAAAGAATCAGCACCAAGATCCTGGAAACCCTGTTTCACTGCCTGCATTGTGTATGGAATAAACTTCAAAACAGAGCCTTTGTCTGCAACCGCCCCAACAACCCCCTGTGCGATCTTCATCTTAGCTGTATCACCCAGGTACCGAGCATCGCTTCCTTTTGTCATAGCTTCTAAAGATCCCATCCCACGGTACTTTTTAACCTTACGTCCACCCTGTAATTGCAAAAGAAAAagttaatattatataattgttagtaaaatatttctgggtGGTGGTTTAAAGTTTAACAAGTTACCTGAAACTCATAGACTCCAGGAGCTTCAGTGCTTCCAGCTAAGAAGCTTCCCATCATGACAGTTGATGCTCCTAAGGTCAACGCTTTGACAATGTGCCCAGAATTTGAAATGCCACCATCAGCAATGATGGGAATACCACTTTGTGAAGCAATAGATGCTACCTTGTATACTGCAGTAGCCTGAAAAACCATAGCACAACAATGTCAGTTTTGAGTGTTCCCAACCAATAGTTCTAGAATAATATTTGAAAAAATGTCGAACAAAATACATAAAAATTTAAGGCTTTTTCTGTTCAAGATGGTCAATTTTTTGTCTGGGGAAAAAGAAGCATGTGCCCAATAGCAATAGACAACTCAATTGTGTAAGGCATAACAATGTTGATTTTGATAGTTATATAAATCGCTTATTTGAAATAATGTTaaccaaaagagaaaaaaaaagcgTTCTTTTTCGTTCAAGATGAGGATTTGTTTGTCTTGAGTATAAAGTTAGAATTTAAATCGAGTTCCCTAATAGCAGCAGATAACATAGTTGTGTAAGGCATAATCAGAACCCCAAAAATGTTGATGCGGAGGGTTCCCAACCTATAGTTCTAGAAtaagttatctttcggtcaagaTGCTCAAATTTTGTGCCTTGAATGCAAAGTTAGAGTTTATATAAAGTGCCCAAAAGACATTGTTAAAGGTATACTTGATTAAAAAAGGTTGATATGTTAAAGGTCGCAGCTTCTGGTTGTAAATAAACCTCAAGCAATCACATGCCTTTTTAAACCAAGTCTAGGACATTCAAAGATAACTAAAACACAAAAGTATCTAACAAAGCACAGATTCCATTAGAGAAAAGGAAGCTAAAAGCTCAAGGTATCACTAAAAAGATTGAGCAAATAACCTTCAAACTGCAATTACTAGAATatggtttataaaaaaaaaatacctgACCACGACCAACCGCGCAGACTTCCTGGGTGGTACAGATAGAACCCGAACCCATCCCGACTCGCAATCCATCAACTCCAGCCTGAATCAAATTCTGAGCTTGGTACATAGTAACCACATTACCCCCAATCACATCTATACTCGGAAACATCTTCTTAGCATACTTAATCATCTCAATCTGATAAATCGAGTTCCCTTGAGAGCTATCAATCACAATCACATCAGCACCAGCATCAACCAACTGTTTCAGCCTCTCCTTATCACTCTCCCTCGTCCCAATCGAGGCCCCAACCAAAAACTCACCCCCTTTCCCCACCGTCGGCAACCCTAGCTTCGGAAATCCATTAATCCTCTCCACATCCTTACCACTCACTACATCCACCAACTCCCCATTCTCACTCACCAAAGGCACAAGATCCAAATCATTAGCAGCTAAATATC
Above is a window of Helianthus annuus cultivar XRQ/B chromosome 14, HanXRQr2.0-SUNRISE, whole genome shotgun sequence DNA encoding:
- the LOC110908418 gene encoding inosine-5'-monophosphate dehydrogenase 2, which codes for MANLTDIEDGFSATKLFNQGYSYTYDDVIFLPHYIDFPTDAVNLSTKLSTNINLSVPCVASPMDTVTESSMAVAMASLGGIGIIHSNNTAVEQAALIRSAKSHRIPYVSTDIPFVNPNDCILDSSVFDTFPCVFVTENGCQKDRKLLGVVDKLVWNSLSDKEARVSGYMKKNVVTLPNTSSFNDVAGYLAANDLDLVPLVSENGELVDVVSGKDVERINGFPKLGLPTVGKGGEFLVGASIGTRESDKERLKQLVDAGADVIVIDSSQGNSIYQIEMIKYAKKMFPSIDVIGGNVVTMYQAQNLIQAGVDGLRVGMGSGSICTTQEVCAVGRGQATAVYKVASIASQSGIPIIADGGISNSGHIVKALTLGASTVMMGSFLAGSTEAPGVYEFQGGRKVKKYRGMGSLEAMTKGSDARYLGDTAKMKIAQGVVGAVADKGSVLKFIPYTMQAVKQGFQDLGADSLQAAHELLRSGTLRLEARTGAAQIEGGVHGLVSYEKKAF